CAAAATACTTAGGTCTGTTTGATATTCACGTTTTCCGGGAACTGTGATTAGTTCCCCGCCGTGAACACCGTTAGCCAGATCGTCGAACTTGGAAGACCGTATGAGCTACACCAGAGTGGTTAACTCTCTGTCTACTGGCAGTCTTATACGGGTTGGAAGCCAAGAAGTTGAGCAAGTTGAACTACGATCTCGTCACAGTCACGAAATGGCATCTTCAGGTAGGAACATGTTGTTAATGACTTCATTTAATTGTTGAGGTTATTTAACGTTGCACCagagaaaaaaatgcttttattgTTAACTGGAAAGACTGCAAAGAGACGGCAGAtcaaaataagttaaattaaatcaaattaagtTTTTACTTGATGGAAAACCACGCGAAGCAGAAACTCAATTGGAACTTAATCTTTGTTGTAAATGACGCCCAGAGATGAGCCTAACGACTCGGAAGGCtaagaaatggaaattttaatttctaaagAGACTGTGGTGCTGCGATGGAAGAGGAGAGAAAGACGAAAATTCGATATTATTCTAGTTGATAGTGTCAAATAGCCAGTGTAAAAGCATTACGAAGCCAATCAGCGTTTTGAGGGTCAACCCTGCCATTCTGACAAAGGTCTAACCTCCACTTACTATGGTCTAACGCTGTAATCGCCAGCTTCTTCTGTTCCcgattatttttttccttgtattcattttCCCTTACTGAGATTCTTCAAGCTAAATATAACTGAGATTATATATATTCTGAGATTTGTCTTTTACCTTGGAAGTAAAGTCAAAACCAGTCCCTCCTTCCAAGCTATATATACGTTGACACTGCCACGTTGTCTCAATTATCGTCGCTTTATGCAGTTAAATAAATATCTTTGTGTCTAAATAGGGGCACCGCGAACCAACGAGGTTTGTAAGTTTTGCAGGCATCTTTTACCTCTACATGCACTTTTTTTTCACAGCTACACTTTTTTTTCAACGACGGAGTTAAATGAGACTGTAAAACAACACGAATTTATCCATTTGATAAGTTATGCAAAATACCGTGACAATTTGGAAGAATGGTGGGTTGCAGACGTCACGCCTCATGATTTTCAAATACATTAGCTAGGACCTAATCTTACCAAAAGGAGGTGGCAGATCCTGGTAAAGGATCTTATCAACAGTAAATTTTAAAGGCaaatgaaaaaagcaaatataTCTGGCATTTCCTGGTTAATGGCGATGGTTTCGACGTCGCCTCCTAGCTCCCGGTTGCCAATGACAGACGTTAATTATCACTTGATGTCAATGGAGGGCTCCCACGTGTCAGGGGCTCTCATGTGTCAAGATATTTCATAAGGCAATGTACCGCAAATTAAAAAATCAATAATGTTACGTATTATCGATTTCTTTTAATATTAGGAATTTTATTCCCGAGGACTTCGTGTGTCTCCGATTTTAATAGGATTTTCTTTGACTACTTGAAATCGAACACACTTGGGGTAACGGGTTTTGGCAAACATTTGATATACTCCATTTGACTTTACCATTTAAGTGCGCTTGAAAATCCAAACATTTTACAAGTTGAGGGGTCTATAGATTGTTCTCACTCTCTTGACTTGAACTTGAAACGAAGGAATTTGCTTTGAAACACAGTTCAATTCCCACAGGATTGTTCTAGAACGCAACATGGTTGCCTTGCCGTCAAGTGATCACGCTCGAAACTAGAAACTAGCTTgggtaaaacaaaaattatcacCATTTTGCAGAAAATTGAACCGAAGTCACAGAACCTACAAACTGTAACATTACTACACAAAATCACTGTGTTTATGCAATGACAAGGCCTTGGCTTTAAGGGTcttctaaaaaattaaaatattatcCACTCAACTGGAAACAAGGCTAAGACTGTCTGCGATCCGATTGCAGCATCAGTTCCTGAGAAATTACACCACTATGTTGTTTCCTGATGTTTTTTAATTGACCAGTATTAATGATTTTGGTTAAAGATAGGAAAAAactcgtcatcatcattatagttagcatcatcatcgttatcatcgTGATTGTCTCCAGCATCGTCATCgttgtcattatcatcgtcattatcatctTATACTTTCAAACTGTAACGTTTACTTTAGGAATTGTATTTCGCGCCGGGAGCCGACCAGTAGGAGCATACAACTCCCATAGTAAgccacggcatttttacagaccgatctatttttagaatgctttttcttttgggaaagaaaggcagttccggctTAGTGACTCGATGGCGTCACGAGAGTCTGATTCatgggaaattcgatctaaaataaatcagtctatgaaaacgccgtgataGGAATGTGGTGTAGTTGCACGCTCCAAGTGATGACCTACGAAACGTCAAGTTACTCTACACGACAAATACATTTATTACCTATATTATTATGTTACATAATATTACTGTGCAAAATTACGTCTATTTCTTTCTGTTTATGGTAATGACGATGAAATCAGTAACTGGATTGAACAAAAAACTTAACGGTGCGATTTGATCAACAGCAAACTCAAATAGTTTCTTGGAAGCAATCGCAGCACCTGTAGTGGTGACTCAACCCCAGGCGTTTTCAGACGCCATGTTGGATCCAGCTTCCAGAAGTCTCATGGCATCTTTATCTACAACCCACGTGAGTGGGGCAGCGCTGCAAGGGACAATTCGTCAAAGCGCCGAACAGCTTCAACGTACGATACAGGGACAGTTTGTGTCTCTGAAGGTAGGTTTGCTTGTCAGTGAGGGGGAAATGTTTATTCTCATTGGGTTCCCTTTTCTTAAAATTAAGGAGTAAGGTTGTGCGCCCAGTATCAAACGAGAGGGAACTTCTCCCCAAAATGTGGCTGCATATGTGAAAAAACAGCTGATTGTACTTCCTCGCGGGGCAAttgtccaggattgcactcaatGAGATGCATGCCGACTGCAATTAAtttcacaaagtgtcccctaaccgTTCCCGTTAACTTCACCATAACTTCTGGTGAGAAATGAGCGCAATAAAACTCATTTCTTATATAGCAAGCTCCGTGAGCGACACTGCCCGCTCGGGATCGCTCGTTTTGTTCCCGCAATAACATTTCGCCGAGGTCCAAACTAGTGCACGTTTTCTCTTGCAAAATATTTTTCGTGAcagaaaaatattttctgtgatttctctgttGGAATAGAACtaaaaaacgagaaaaatcACTTTTGCATATGAATGCGGCTTCCTTTTCGGTGCTCATTGGCATGAAGGGTGTCGCTTTCTCCGCAGGGTAACATGAGTTACAAAGACCTCCTATCAGGACTTATCTACGAGGGAGAAATCTTTCAAACTTCGAGTAATTTCACCTACATGAATTACAGTCGTCTGCAATTACTTGATGAAGTGGCTAAGCCGGTGAATCAGCGATGTGGTGGAATATGTATTTTAACAAACAAGAGGATCCTCTTCCTATCTTCACAGCGTGCCACAAGTAGGTTATAGTTTTAGTTCTTTCAAGTAGAAATATGTGATTGCAATTAGCGGACAACTTCCTCTCTTGTAGCTCACTTAGTAACATAACCTTCTATACCCAATCACTTTCTACATCAAGATATGATTTATTTGAATATTACATTTACCTTGTCGATTCCTCATAGCATTTTACAATTGTTGTGAATGATTTTAGCAGTCAAAATGTAAGATAAACACAGCACTGACTTCTAGAGCTGAGAAATGTGACACATAGAAAGGCCAATCAGAATTCTACCAAGAAATCCATAACTAGAACGGTTGATGAAGCAGTGAaataattaagcaatagaaaacgttttccgtgtttacatagcctgatataaacacgagaggggttgggagaattcgagacatttatgcaaacccgagacgaagtcgagggtttgcataactgtcgagaattctcccaacctctcgagtgtttatatcaggctgtgcaaacacaggaaaaaagttttctattgcttttataaaataacttcctctaaaagctacaacgcgggaaaagatgaaaaattcattttacttgtcaaaacgtatcttcctacaacattaatttgacaatgggatttttcaactgaccaatcaaaactctgatcaatcaaaatttaaactgactctgaccaatcaaaatttaaactctctttcgatgtggcgtgtgtacaacttacatcacacaagcgtgtttacatactctcatgcaaacacgcccctaggccaatcagagcgcgcgtactatcttagttattttataaagaaCAATCGTTTGTGTCTATGtgtgtttgcaaaaaaaaaaaaacaaacagtaaGGCACACTTTGATTACGTATGGACCTCTGAAACAGAAGGTTGAGTTGTACACGAGTTCCCTCGTTGAGTCAGCTGACAGTTGAGCTCTTTGGAAAAAAGgaacttaaggaggctccctagagttttgagaccgtgcgcaacctgggcacaagtatggcgcgagattttaaatccacgcgaagtccacgcaaaaaagaaaaacaaagatggcttcccttttctgtaatatcgtccggttaaagtttacaaaattgctggaattttggctgcaatagttaagtaattcggagaaaagatcccgtaataggtaggacactcaatgtttcaagcttttctttccataaatggccagatattacggaaataacggttaagattctacctgtacttcgaaagataaacgaaggttttcagctaccgtacgcatgcgcaagtgaagaagactcgcgcgtaaagcctgaaccacgcgtgttttttggatttttgtgacgtcagcgtaaaaaataaatgctggtt
The Acropora muricata isolate sample 2 chromosome 3, ASM3666990v1, whole genome shotgun sequence genome window above contains:
- the LOC136912219 gene encoding uncharacterized protein — translated: MSYTRVVNSLSTGSLIRVGSQEVEQVELRSRHSHEMASSANSNSFLEAIAAPVVVTQPQAFSDAMLDPASRSLMASLSTTHVSGAALQGTIRQSAEQLQRTIQGQFVSLKGNMSYKDLLSGLIYEGEIFQTSSNFTYMNYSRLQLLDEVAKPVNQRCGGICILTNKRILFLSSQRATSTSLSAWGDPKTLPGGYTLKSSYNDATYYLPIPLRFLRSVEMSGASGVEGELSISGSPSSCCGCCSLFAHSCPELQEQWYPQPIVGSQVQEMKVTIGLLMPPWERKMYACIHIDPNVPMMVTRDFVSLLQNNTPALN